A region from the Beduinella massiliensis genome encodes:
- the thiI gene encoding tRNA uracil 4-sulfurtransferase ThiI, whose translation MRELLLVRYGEVHLKGQNRPYFLRTLVNAVKNAVREIGGNVWISDSRIFVSDAEDMDECIRRVTKVFGVHSVCPAVEMEKDDFEAVCREAVELMRPLTGTFKVNARRSDKHYPLDSPAINHQVGGCVLKNLPELRVDVHKPDHVLSVEIRDKAYLYVRCIPAVNGMPMGTNGRACLLLSGGIDSPVAGFMIAKRGVELCCVHYHSFPYTSERAKEKVVELARILSEYCGKIRLYVVPFTQIQMDIHQKCPENYTTLIMRRFMMRIAERVARMDGAQALITGESVGQVASQTMEALGCTDEVVGMPVFRPCIGFDKIEIVERAEKIGTYETSSLPYEDCCTIFTPKHPTTHPKAELIRKAEEALAGEALIASALEGVEVIEVGA comes from the coding sequence ATGAGAGAATTATTGCTCGTCCGTTACGGCGAGGTTCACTTAAAGGGGCAGAACCGCCCTTATTTTCTGCGCACGCTGGTGAACGCCGTGAAAAACGCGGTGCGGGAGATCGGCGGCAACGTCTGGATTTCGGACAGCCGGATCTTCGTTTCCGACGCGGAGGATATGGACGAATGCATTCGCCGCGTGACGAAGGTGTTCGGCGTGCATTCGGTCTGCCCGGCCGTCGAGATGGAGAAGGACGATTTCGAGGCGGTCTGCCGGGAGGCGGTCGAGCTCATGCGGCCGCTTACAGGCACGTTCAAGGTGAATGCGCGCCGATCGGACAAGCATTACCCGCTCGATTCGCCCGCGATCAACCATCAGGTGGGCGGGTGCGTGCTCAAAAACCTGCCGGAGCTCCGCGTGGATGTCCATAAGCCCGATCACGTGCTGAGCGTGGAAATTCGCGACAAAGCGTATTTGTACGTGCGCTGCATTCCCGCGGTGAACGGCATGCCCATGGGCACGAACGGCCGCGCCTGCCTTCTGCTCTCCGGCGGCATCGACAGTCCGGTCGCGGGCTTCATGATCGCCAAGCGCGGGGTGGAGCTCTGCTGCGTGCATTACCATTCCTTCCCCTACACGAGCGAGCGCGCCAAGGAAAAGGTCGTGGAGCTGGCGCGCATCCTGAGCGAATACTGCGGAAAAATCAGGCTGTACGTGGTGCCCTTCACGCAGATTCAGATGGATATCCATCAGAAGTGCCCGGAAAACTATACGACGCTGATCATGCGGCGCTTTATGATGCGCATCGCCGAGCGCGTGGCGCGCATGGACGGCGCGCAGGCGCTCATCACGGGCGAAAGCGTCGGACAGGTTGCGAGCCAGACCATGGAGGCGCTCGGCTGCACGGACGAGGTGGTCGGCATGCCCGTGTTCCGTCCGTGCATCGGGTTTGACAAAATCGAGATCGTGGAGCGCGCGGAAAAGATTGGAACGTACGAAACCTCGTCGCTTCCCTACGAGGATTGCTGCACCATCTTTACGCCCAAGCACCCGACGACACACCCCAAGGCCGAGCTCATCCGCAAGGCGGAGGAGGCGCTGGCGGGCGAGGCGCTGATCGCATCCGCGCTGGAGGGCGTCGAAGTGATCGAGGTCGGTGCATGA
- a CDS encoding aminotransferase class V-fold PLP-dependent enzyme yields the protein MEVYLDNSATTRPFDEVIEAVSQTMRASFYNASAAYKPAVEAEKKMRDVRACIARAAGAREDEVVFTSGGTEGDNLAILGTAQLCRRPMRFLYSAVEHPAVIQAMERVSGMGHDVEVLPVTARGVLDIEAAQRLLTKDTALVSVMQVNNETGAVQPIGALRECMASLCPQARLHVDGVQGFLRVPFSMSRLGVDLYTLSGHKIHGPKGVGALIVRKGTRLAPHMLGGGQENGLRSGTYNTPGIAGLGAAVKTFMGLEAPLAHLLDMKRTLMERVLAGVPGAQVNGPLAGEADAAPHILNISFPDVRGEVLLHALEAQGIYVSTGSACSSHRQKVSTGLRAMGLSPAQAEGAIRFSLSPMNTLQEIERAADAAIAAHAQLKLFRRH from the coding sequence ATGGAAGTTTATCTGGACAACAGCGCGACGACCCGCCCGTTCGACGAGGTGATCGAGGCGGTGTCGCAGACCATGCGCGCGTCCTTTTACAACGCTTCCGCTGCTTATAAGCCTGCGGTGGAGGCGGAAAAGAAGATGCGCGACGTGCGCGCCTGTATCGCCCGCGCGGCAGGCGCGCGGGAGGACGAGGTCGTGTTTACGAGCGGCGGCACGGAGGGCGACAACCTCGCTATCCTGGGGACGGCGCAGCTTTGCCGCAGGCCGATGCGCTTTTTGTATAGCGCGGTGGAGCATCCGGCGGTGATTCAAGCCATGGAGCGCGTTAGCGGGATGGGGCACGACGTCGAAGTCCTGCCCGTGACGGCGCGCGGCGTACTGGATATCGAGGCCGCCCAAAGGCTGCTGACGAAGGACACGGCGCTGGTGAGCGTGATGCAGGTCAACAACGAAACAGGCGCGGTGCAGCCTATCGGCGCGCTCCGCGAATGCATGGCGAGCCTTTGCCCGCAGGCCAGGCTGCACGTGGACGGCGTGCAGGGATTTTTGCGCGTCCCGTTTTCCATGAGCAGGCTGGGCGTGGATCTGTACACGCTCAGCGGCCATAAAATTCACGGCCCCAAGGGCGTAGGGGCGCTGATCGTCCGAAAAGGCACGCGCCTTGCGCCGCACATGCTCGGCGGCGGTCAGGAAAACGGCCTGCGCTCCGGCACCTACAATACGCCGGGCATCGCCGGGCTCGGCGCGGCGGTGAAGACGTTCATGGGGCTGGAGGCCCCGCTCGCGCACTTGCTTGATATGAAGCGGACGCTGATGGAGCGCGTCCTCGCCGGCGTTCCCGGCGCGCAGGTAAATGGCCCGCTTGCGGGCGAAGCGGACGCTGCGCCGCATATCCTGAACATTTCGTTCCCGGACGTGCGCGGTGAAGTGCTGCTCCACGCGCTGGAGGCGCAGGGGATCTACGTGTCCACCGGTTCCGCCTGTTCCAGCCACAGGCAGAAGGTCAGCACGGGCCTTCGGGCGATGGGCCTTTCGCCGGCGCAGGCCGAAGGAGCGATTCGCTTCAGCCTTTCGCCCATGAACACCCTGCAGGAGATCGAGCGCGCGGCGGATGCGGCCATCGCGGCGCATGCGCAGCTCAAGCTGTTTAGGAGGCATTGA